A stretch of Leptospira hartskeerlii DNA encodes these proteins:
- a CDS encoding thioredoxin domain-containing protein: MKKLSPSSILAVISGIAAFISFLLIRKYFGGETADGLAQSLCDAVSESGSCSKVSESSISAIRNVPWLGDLPIALFGFAFYGFVTYLFIRSEKSPENKEGYLLLSFYILLVALVIDLGLFSASVFYIDAICGLCAVTWISTLILVAGTFFQIKDYKDKSLKKAFSIFQLEGLNTYIVVLLFLAAGQIGGKSFHDSLVDGEHTGVAQIQKQLADYEKAQPVSIDLQGSSIQGDPNAPITIVKFADFNCGHCMDTSHILKRILRDYPGLVKIVYKNFPLDANCNRLVQSPRPDASSCVAASAAICADKQNKFPAVYEGLYRNTENRIAHSPASVLSLAQQEGLDMNQFRACLSSPAVRNQINKEVDDAAKVEIHSTPSLFINNKPIQSGTPKEAFLRALIESLIKKV, encoded by the coding sequence ATGAAAAAACTGTCCCCTAGCTCTATTCTTGCCGTAATTTCCGGTATCGCTGCATTTATCTCGTTCTTATTGATCCGAAAATATTTCGGAGGAGAGACTGCAGATGGACTCGCGCAGTCTCTTTGTGATGCAGTCAGTGAATCTGGTTCTTGTTCTAAGGTTTCCGAAAGTAGCATCTCTGCGATCAGAAATGTTCCTTGGTTAGGAGATCTTCCGATTGCACTTTTCGGATTCGCATTTTACGGATTCGTTACATACCTTTTTATCCGATCCGAAAAGAGTCCTGAAAACAAAGAAGGTTACCTTCTTCTTTCCTTTTACATTTTGCTTGTAGCATTGGTGATCGATCTTGGATTATTCTCCGCTTCCGTATTTTATATAGATGCGATTTGCGGACTTTGCGCGGTTACTTGGATCTCTACTTTGATCTTGGTTGCAGGGACCTTCTTCCAAATTAAAGACTATAAGGACAAGTCGTTGAAAAAAGCATTCAGCATCTTTCAACTGGAAGGTTTAAATACTTATATAGTAGTTTTATTGTTCTTAGCGGCAGGCCAGATCGGAGGAAAATCTTTCCACGACTCTTTAGTAGATGGAGAACATACAGGTGTAGCTCAGATCCAAAAACAATTGGCTGATTACGAAAAAGCACAACCTGTTTCAATTGATCTGCAAGGCTCTTCTATTCAAGGAGATCCTAATGCCCCGATTACCATCGTAAAATTTGCCGACTTCAATTGTGGCCATTGTATGGACACTTCTCATATTCTAAAAAGAATTTTGAGAGATTATCCAGGATTAGTAAAAATCGTTTATAAAAATTTCCCGTTAGACGCGAATTGTAACCGATTGGTCCAATCTCCCCGTCCCGATGCGAGTTCCTGTGTGGCTGCTTCTGCTGCGATATGTGCGGATAAGCAGAATAAATTCCCTGCAGTTTACGAAGGACTTTATAGAAATACCGAAAATAGGATCGCTCATTCTCCTGCTTCCGTTCTGAGTTTAGCTCAACAAGAAGGATTGGATATGAATCAGTTCCGAGCTTGTCTATCTTCTCCTGCGGTCCGTAATCAGATCAATAAAGAAGTAGATGATGCAGCGAAGGTAGAGATCCATAGTACACCTAGTTTATTTATTAATAATAAACCGATCCAAAGTGGAACTCCTAAGGAAGCTTTCTTAAGAGCTTTGATTGAAAGTTTAATTAAAAAGGTCTGA
- the thiD gene encoding bifunctional hydroxymethylpyrimidine kinase/phosphomethylpyrimidine kinase: MQKPVVLTIAGSDSGGGAGIQADLKTFNSTGSFGTSVITCLTAQNPDGVTGILEVDPDFLEKQLVAVLSYFPVKAIKTGMLFSESLILRISKILKEYKAKGQNFKLVIDPVMVATSGAKLLQDEAIQSLISELVPMASLVTPNLDEAKILGSGEISKIDSMESETISLAKKLGVPVLLKGGHIKNSKEALDVLGIPNGKTIKYTKPFVEDFNPHGTGCTYSSAIASYLAQGFPLSESVPKAREFLHAAILQSFPAGKTKTLNHNPKL, translated from the coding sequence ATGCAAAAGCCGGTAGTATTAACAATCGCAGGTTCTGACTCCGGAGGTGGAGCGGGGATCCAAGCAGATCTAAAAACTTTCAACTCCACCGGATCTTTCGGAACATCTGTGATCACTTGTTTAACGGCTCAAAATCCTGACGGTGTCACCGGAATTTTAGAAGTAGATCCTGATTTTCTAGAAAAACAACTCGTAGCTGTGCTTTCTTATTTTCCTGTGAAGGCGATCAAAACCGGAATGTTATTCTCCGAAAGTCTAATCCTGAGAATTTCTAAAATCCTAAAAGAGTACAAAGCTAAAGGTCAAAACTTCAAGTTAGTAATAGATCCTGTGATGGTTGCCACAAGCGGAGCCAAACTTTTACAAGATGAAGCAATCCAATCTCTGATCTCAGAATTAGTCCCAATGGCAAGTCTCGTTACGCCAAATCTGGATGAGGCAAAAATATTAGGCTCAGGTGAAATTTCCAAAATCGATTCAATGGAGTCGGAGACAATTTCCCTTGCTAAAAAACTAGGTGTGCCTGTTTTATTAAAGGGTGGACATATCAAAAATTCCAAAGAGGCGCTGGACGTATTAGGAATTCCGAATGGAAAAACTATAAAATATACAAAACCTTTCGTAGAGGACTTTAATCCGCATGGAACCGGATGTACTTATTCTTCTGCGATTGCGTCTTACTTGGCCCAAGGATTTCCTCTTTCAGAATCTGTGCCTAAAGCAAGGGAATTCCTACATGCGGCAATTTTGCAGTCGTTCCCCGCAGGAAAGACAAAGACATTAAATCATAATCCAAAACTCTAG
- a CDS encoding NAD(P)/FAD-dependent oxidoreductase, whose protein sequence is MKTVILGGGISGHTAATLLKKYVKQKHEVVVVTPNSQWNWIPSNIWVGVGAMKPSQVTFELKPVYDKLGIRYVQAKAISIHPEGGPEGNGSYVTIEYVSGEEQGKRETIEYDFCVNATGPKLNFDATPGLGPQHGNSLSVCTYSHAEEASKKLGEAIQRMKSGETLNFVIGTGHGTCTCQGAAFEYLFNIDYELRKAGVRDRARLLWISNEYELGDFGMGGMHLKQGGYVTSSKIFAESLFAERDIQWKTRSHVTKLENGLIYFVTLDGESGYVRSDFTMLIPPFSGVGLKAYSKSGQEITDTLFAPNGMMKVDANYQAKSFEQWEPKDWPKTYQSPSFPNLFAIGIAFAPPHPISKVMKTEEGVQISPTPPRTGMPSATMGRAVAKSIADMILKEKPFPSHTASMAEMGAACVASAGKGLFNGTAASMTVYPVVPDYKKYPKFGRSLKYTTGEIGLAGHWIKLLLHYLFLYKAKAKPGWWAIPE, encoded by the coding sequence ATGAAAACCGTAATTTTAGGCGGCGGAATTTCCGGCCATACAGCCGCGACACTTCTTAAAAAGTATGTAAAACAAAAGCACGAAGTCGTGGTAGTTACACCGAACTCACAATGGAATTGGATCCCTTCTAATATTTGGGTTGGGGTCGGGGCAATGAAACCTTCCCAAGTCACTTTCGAGTTGAAGCCGGTATATGACAAATTGGGAATTCGTTACGTGCAAGCGAAAGCGATTAGTATCCATCCGGAAGGTGGGCCTGAAGGCAATGGATCCTATGTAACTATTGAATATGTTTCCGGAGAAGAACAAGGAAAGAGAGAAACAATAGAATACGATTTTTGTGTGAACGCTACCGGACCTAAATTGAACTTCGATGCGACTCCAGGTTTGGGCCCTCAGCATGGGAATAGCTTGTCTGTTTGCACTTATTCACACGCTGAGGAAGCTAGCAAAAAATTAGGAGAAGCGATCCAAAGGATGAAGTCCGGAGAAACTCTTAACTTTGTGATCGGGACTGGGCATGGAACATGCACATGTCAAGGAGCAGCATTCGAATATTTATTCAATATAGACTATGAATTGCGTAAAGCTGGAGTGCGAGATCGTGCCCGTCTACTCTGGATCTCGAATGAATACGAATTGGGCGATTTTGGAATGGGAGGAATGCACTTGAAGCAAGGCGGCTATGTTACCAGCAGTAAAATTTTCGCGGAGTCTTTATTTGCCGAGCGAGATATTCAATGGAAGACTCGCTCCCATGTAACCAAATTAGAAAACGGTTTGATCTATTTCGTTACTCTAGATGGGGAATCAGGATATGTTCGCAGTGATTTTACAATGCTAATCCCGCCTTTTTCAGGAGTAGGATTAAAAGCCTATTCCAAATCCGGCCAGGAAATCACTGATACCTTATTTGCTCCGAATGGAATGATGAAGGTAGACGCAAACTACCAAGCGAAATCTTTCGAGCAATGGGAGCCTAAAGATTGGCCTAAAACATATCAATCGCCTTCGTTTCCGAACTTATTCGCTATTGGGATCGCATTCGCTCCGCCTCATCCGATTTCAAAAGTTATGAAAACGGAAGAAGGAGTGCAAATTTCTCCTACACCTCCTCGTACCGGAATGCCTTCCGCAACTATGGGACGCGCTGTCGCTAAAAGTATCGCCGACATGATCCTGAAGGAAAAACCCTTCCCAAGTCATACTGCCTCAATGGCGGAGATGGGAGCTGCTTGCGTCGCGTCCGCCGGAAAAGGATTATTTAACGGAACTGCTGCTTCTATGACCGTGTACCCTGTGGTTCCGGACTACAAGAAATATCCGAAATTCGGGCGATCCTTAAAATATACCACCGGAGAGATCGGATTGGCAGGCCATTGGATCAAGCTGCTTCTACACTACTTGTTCCTTTATAAGGCAAAAGCTAAGCCTGGATGGTGGGCGATTCCGGAATAA
- the hisA gene encoding 1-(5-phosphoribosyl)-5-[(5-phosphoribosylamino)methylideneamino]imidazole-4-carboxamide isomerase, which produces MILIPAIDLLDNCAVRLFKGKYDEKTIYSTEPWKLAEGFERNGATLLHLVDLNGARNQIGINTESISKIRKSSNLKIQLGGGIRDKEKLEYYNSIGIDRFILGTAAVNNPELLDFALKKYGEDRIVVAVDARDGIVKIAGWEVDSGVKYLDLLEKMKQAGIRNIIFTDIAQDGTLAGPNLNAYKEILSRYNFQVIASGGISSLKDIMALSTLGTSVPMYGVITGKALYEGKIDLAEAITSLGSD; this is translated from the coding sequence ATGATTTTAATTCCGGCCATCGATTTGTTGGATAATTGCGCTGTCAGATTATTCAAAGGTAAATACGACGAAAAAACAATCTACTCCACCGAGCCTTGGAAACTTGCGGAAGGTTTTGAAAGAAACGGTGCCACCCTCCTACATCTTGTCGATCTGAATGGTGCTAGAAATCAGATAGGGATTAATACTGAATCTATTTCAAAAATTCGTAAATCTTCTAATCTAAAGATCCAACTAGGCGGAGGGATACGCGATAAGGAGAAGTTGGAATATTACAATTCCATTGGTATTGATCGTTTTATTCTAGGAACTGCTGCCGTAAACAATCCGGAACTTTTAGACTTCGCTTTGAAAAAATATGGAGAAGATAGGATCGTCGTAGCGGTAGATGCCAGAGACGGTATAGTCAAAATAGCAGGTTGGGAAGTAGACTCCGGCGTGAAGTATCTGGACCTTCTGGAAAAAATGAAACAGGCAGGTATCCGTAATATTATTTTCACGGACATCGCACAAGATGGAACTTTGGCGGGTCCAAACCTTAACGCATATAAGGAAATTTTAAGTAGATATAATTTTCAAGTAATAGCCTCCGGTGGTATTTCTTCTTTAAAAGACATCATGGCATTATCTACATTAGGGACTTCTGTTCCAATGTATGGCGTAATTACTGGAAAAGCTTTATACGAAGGTAAAATAGATCTGGCCGAAGCTATTACAAGCCTGGGCTCCGATTAA
- the hisH gene encoding imidazole glycerol phosphate synthase subunit HisH, with protein sequence MIAVLDYGMGNIHSCLKAISLFTKDFSYTKEPSVLKQADAIILPGDGHFDKAMKNLNESGLRTFVDDHVKEGKPLFGICIGFQILFEDSDEVVSENKNATVPGLGYVKGKIRKFKGKNYKVPHIGWNKLYKRNPSKSNLLKNLEDESFAYFIHSYRPVGVESSAITGFCDYYGEKFPAVVEKGNIFGTQFHPEKSYSFGLKILENFIQSL encoded by the coding sequence ATGATTGCCGTTCTTGATTACGGAATGGGGAATATCCACTCCTGTTTAAAAGCGATCTCACTCTTTACTAAAGATTTTTCTTATACTAAGGAACCTTCCGTTTTGAAACAGGCGGATGCGATCATTCTTCCTGGCGACGGGCATTTTGATAAGGCAATGAAAAATCTAAATGAATCCGGTTTGAGAACTTTCGTGGATGACCATGTTAAGGAAGGAAAACCTTTGTTCGGGATTTGTATCGGTTTTCAAATTTTGTTCGAAGATTCCGACGAAGTTGTTTCCGAAAATAAGAATGCGACTGTTCCTGGACTCGGTTATGTCAAAGGTAAGATCCGTAAGTTTAAGGGAAAAAACTACAAGGTCCCTCATATCGGATGGAATAAATTATATAAAAGAAATCCTTCTAAAAGTAATTTATTGAAAAATTTAGAAGACGAATCATTCGCTTATTTTATACACTCCTACCGTCCCGTTGGAGTGGAGAGTTCCGCGATTACCGGTTTCTGCGATTATTATGGGGAGAAGTTTCCCGCAGTAGTTGAGAAAGGAAATATTTTCGGAACACAGTTCCATCCCGAAAAATCCTACTCCTTCGGTCTAAAGATTCTGGAGAATTTTATTCAATCCTTATGA
- a CDS encoding DUF885 domain-containing protein — protein MLKKILIISLSTITILAISLGILIWHTINFRPITLGLYYEKIFWENVLDDPETLTSLRILDSWGITSHNYKWSDSSPEKEMERADKAKRDLEILKTYDSSGLSGEDKIYYKALEWDLELAADYEKFIYNSYPVNQLFGVQNHIPSFLATSHMIEDYEDVESYIVRLKGISAKLDQVIRGLEIRQSNGVIPPDFILRRVLDELKNFRVKNPEENILYVSLRKKLEKNDEILSEQKTSSLAEVKKILESSVYPAYSKLQNFLEQQLKSADNKAGVWKLPNGEKFYEHTLKYHTTTNLSPQDVHSIGLSEVARIQTEMKSILETSGIKVSNLQATMKQLREKPEFQFPNTPEGKEKVIEVYKEILKESIERSKPIFPSWPRAKVQVERIPEFKEAGAPGAYYEEPSLDGKRPGVFYANLRDLKEIPKFGMNTLTYHETIPGHHLQIAWSQELTSAPRKLRTTHFTAFVEGWALYAERLAKDYNFYSAPYIDLGRLQAELFRAVRLVVDTGIHYKRWSREDAIQYMSDNTGMAPKEVSAEIERYIVYPGQACSYKIGMISFLKMREDWKSVKGEAFDIKEYHGFVLGKGSLPLEILEKASKEELGLVPKN, from the coding sequence ATGCTGAAGAAGATCCTGATCATCTCTTTATCGACTATTACTATACTTGCCATTTCTTTAGGAATTTTAATTTGGCATACGATCAATTTCAGACCTATCACATTAGGTTTATATTATGAAAAGATCTTTTGGGAGAATGTTCTGGATGATCCGGAAACGCTAACCTCTCTTAGGATTTTGGATTCTTGGGGGATTACCTCTCACAATTACAAATGGTCGGACTCTTCTCCTGAAAAGGAAATGGAAAGAGCAGACAAAGCGAAACGAGATTTGGAAATTCTTAAGACGTACGATTCTTCCGGATTAAGTGGAGAAGATAAGATCTATTATAAGGCTTTAGAATGGGATCTTGAGTTAGCTGCCGATTACGAAAAATTTATTTATAATTCTTATCCGGTAAACCAACTGTTTGGCGTTCAAAATCATATTCCTTCCTTTTTAGCAACTTCTCATATGATAGAAGATTATGAAGATGTGGAATCTTACATTGTTAGGCTCAAAGGGATTTCTGCAAAATTGGATCAAGTGATCCGTGGTTTGGAGATCAGACAATCAAACGGTGTAATCCCACCCGATTTTATTTTGCGAAGGGTCTTGGATGAATTAAAGAATTTCCGGGTTAAAAATCCGGAAGAGAATATTCTTTACGTAAGTCTCCGCAAAAAATTAGAGAAGAATGATGAAATCCTCTCCGAACAGAAAACTTCCTCTTTAGCGGAAGTGAAAAAGATTTTAGAAAGCTCGGTCTATCCGGCTTATTCTAAACTCCAAAATTTTTTAGAACAACAGCTTAAGTCAGCGGATAATAAAGCAGGAGTTTGGAAGCTTCCGAACGGCGAAAAGTTCTATGAACATACTTTAAAATATCATACTACAACAAATCTTTCTCCACAGGACGTTCATTCTATCGGACTTTCGGAAGTAGCGAGGATCCAAACCGAGATGAAATCCATTTTAGAAACCTCAGGGATCAAAGTTTCAAATTTGCAAGCAACCATGAAGCAGTTGAGAGAAAAACCTGAGTTTCAATTCCCGAATACTCCGGAAGGAAAAGAAAAAGTCATAGAGGTTTATAAAGAGATCTTAAAAGAATCGATTGAAAGATCTAAACCCATCTTCCCGTCTTGGCCTAGAGCAAAAGTGCAAGTGGAAAGAATTCCTGAATTTAAAGAAGCAGGGGCACCCGGAGCGTATTACGAAGAACCAAGCTTGGATGGAAAACGTCCCGGAGTATTCTACGCAAACTTGCGCGACTTAAAAGAAATTCCTAAGTTCGGGATGAACACATTGACTTATCATGAAACAATTCCAGGACATCATTTGCAGATTGCTTGGTCCCAAGAATTAACTTCTGCACCTAGAAAACTACGAACCACACATTTCACTGCATTTGTAGAAGGCTGGGCTTTATATGCGGAAAGACTTGCAAAAGATTATAATTTTTACTCCGCCCCATACATCGATTTAGGAAGACTACAAGCCGAGCTGTTTAGAGCCGTTCGTTTAGTTGTGGATACTGGAATTCATTATAAACGTTGGAGCAGAGAAGATGCGATCCAATATATGTCCGACAATACTGGGATGGCTCCTAAAGAAGTTTCTGCAGAGATTGAAAGATATATTGTCTATCCGGGGCAGGCTTGTTCTTACAAGATAGGGATGATCTCTTTTTTAAAAATGAGAGAAGATTGGAAGTCCGTCAAAGGAGAAGCCTTCGATATTAAAGAATATCATGGTTTTGTTTTAGGAAAAGGTTCACTTCCATTGGAAATTTTAGAAAAAGCCTCTAAGGAAGAATTGGGGCTCGTTCCTAAAAACTAG
- a CDS encoding efflux RND transporter permease subunit encodes MGNNKQEQAEGFAGILAGKFIRSKLTPIFAIVSIFAGILSVYLTPKEEEPQISVPMVDISFSSPQYSAKEMERKITEPVERSVWGLEGVEYVYSATRDHQSLITVRFKVGEPLEPSLVKIHHKILEIRNQLPQNTSDPSVNSYTIDDVPFLAITFSSTEKDDYSLRTLVSPLARELSSTPDLSKVELLGGRKKSVRVIANPQRMKEFGVDFIQLAESLQANSSDFPAGKNWGVKNVYDIEIGSSIRNTDDLNKIPIKQSWGRVVKLGDIAQVYEGPQERIKQSFFFQKENPDVGENAVTIVFSKRKGTNVEELSKIIRERADEFRKDLPNGIKLSVIRDYGSTAGVKSKELIEHLLIATISVSVLIALWMGIRASFVVFVAIPVTLALTLAIYYFMDYTLNRVTLFALIFSIGILVDDAIVVVENIERHLAFPGNKGKIRSILDAVSEVGNPTILATFTVIAAILPMAFVRGLMGPYMKPIPVGASLAMLLSLFVAFSVIPWISLKILKEHTATNAGQKISRLDAIYLKIAGWLLESRSNLMKMLTLILALFAISISLVAFKAVKVKMLPFDDKDEFQITLDFDPRTPLSKTVELSGELAKSILKEENVEKIQIFAGEPAPFSFSGMVKHTFLRREEWKSDLHIVLKDKDSRKKKSHEIIESIRPILEKYNKENSVLSKILEIPPGPPVLSTLVIEIYGPTEKERIRVAKEIRSIAEAQEGVVDLDSSLSEIRPKIRYPFKFDKGGLAGIPSYMIAKNAGFFFGETPVFILSESDHPEDISVDLSVPNEFRSSYSPFSSWDLSSQFSGSVSPKNLLGEGERISSKVLHRKNLKPLEYVTAEFSGKEEAPVYGILSLTPKIQYPIYTSEVPWNTKQPTVKWDGEWFITYEVFRDLGGAFAVVMILIYILVLGWFQDYKLPIIIMAPIPISLIGIIPGHLVSGAYFTATSMIGFIAGAGIIVRNSIILVDFIQAEIDAGKDLKRAVLDAGVVRFRPMFLTAAAVIVGSSVMLFDPIFQGLAVSLIFGEIAATVLSRFVVPAFYFWFSGRKA; translated from the coding sequence ATGGGAAATAATAAACAAGAACAAGCCGAAGGCTTTGCAGGAATACTTGCGGGAAAATTTATCCGCTCTAAGCTAACTCCGATCTTTGCGATAGTAAGTATCTTTGCAGGAATTTTATCCGTATATTTAACTCCAAAGGAGGAAGAGCCTCAGATTTCAGTTCCGATGGTGGATATTTCCTTTTCTTCTCCTCAATATTCTGCAAAGGAAATGGAAAGAAAAATTACGGAACCGGTAGAAAGATCCGTCTGGGGATTAGAGGGAGTGGAATACGTATATTCTGCAACTAGAGACCACCAGTCTTTGATCACTGTCCGTTTTAAGGTGGGTGAACCTTTAGAACCGTCGTTGGTTAAGATCCACCATAAAATTTTAGAGATCAGAAATCAACTTCCTCAGAATACTTCCGATCCATCAGTAAATTCTTATACAATCGACGATGTTCCTTTCCTAGCTATCACATTCAGTTCTACTGAAAAGGACGACTATTCTCTTCGTACTTTAGTTTCTCCTTTGGCAAGAGAGCTTTCCTCTACCCCAGATCTTTCCAAAGTGGAATTATTAGGAGGAAGAAAAAAATCAGTTCGAGTAATTGCAAATCCCCAAAGAATGAAAGAGTTCGGTGTGGATTTTATCCAATTGGCCGAAAGTCTTCAGGCAAATTCTTCCGACTTTCCTGCAGGGAAAAATTGGGGAGTCAAAAATGTTTATGACATAGAGATAGGTTCTTCTATCCGAAATACTGACGATCTAAATAAGATCCCTATCAAACAAAGTTGGGGAAGGGTTGTTAAACTCGGAGATATAGCACAAGTATACGAGGGTCCTCAAGAGAGAATCAAACAGTCCTTCTTCTTTCAAAAGGAAAATCCCGATGTTGGGGAGAATGCAGTCACAATCGTGTTTTCCAAAAGAAAAGGTACTAACGTAGAAGAATTGTCGAAAATTATCCGAGAACGTGCGGATGAATTTAGAAAAGATCTTCCTAACGGAATAAAACTGAGTGTGATCAGGGATTATGGCAGCACAGCAGGAGTAAAATCCAAGGAGCTTATTGAACATCTTCTTATCGCGACTATTTCAGTTTCAGTTTTGATCGCTTTATGGATGGGGATCCGCGCTTCTTTCGTAGTGTTCGTAGCGATCCCGGTTACGTTAGCTCTTACATTGGCAATTTATTATTTCATGGATTACACTTTAAATCGTGTAACCTTGTTCGCACTTATTTTTTCGATCGGGATACTCGTAGATGATGCAATAGTTGTGGTGGAGAATATAGAGCGGCATCTCGCCTTTCCTGGAAATAAAGGAAAGATCAGATCTATCTTGGATGCAGTTTCGGAAGTAGGAAATCCTACTATCTTGGCAACCTTTACCGTAATTGCTGCAATATTGCCGATGGCGTTCGTGCGCGGATTGATGGGACCATATATGAAGCCGATCCCCGTTGGAGCTAGCCTTGCAATGCTTCTTTCTCTTTTTGTAGCCTTCTCCGTTATTCCTTGGATTAGTTTAAAAATTTTGAAAGAGCATACTGCTACAAACGCAGGTCAGAAAATTTCTCGCTTAGATGCGATTTATCTTAAAATAGCAGGCTGGCTTTTAGAATCCCGATCGAACTTGATGAAAATGCTTACTTTGATCCTCGCATTATTTGCTATTTCGATTTCCTTAGTGGCATTCAAAGCGGTGAAAGTGAAGATGTTACCATTCGACGATAAAGACGAATTTCAAATCACTTTGGATTTTGATCCTAGAACCCCACTTTCTAAAACCGTAGAATTAAGTGGCGAACTCGCAAAATCCATTTTAAAGGAAGAGAATGTGGAGAAGATCCAGATTTTTGCCGGAGAGCCCGCACCCTTCTCCTTTTCTGGAATGGTAAAACATACATTTTTAAGAAGAGAAGAATGGAAATCGGATCTTCATATAGTTTTAAAAGACAAGGATTCTAGGAAAAAAAAGAGTCATGAGATCATAGAGTCCATTCGTCCTATTTTAGAAAAATATAATAAGGAAAATTCTGTACTTAGTAAAATATTGGAGATTCCTCCTGGACCTCCTGTTCTTTCTACATTAGTAATAGAAATATACGGGCCGACCGAAAAGGAAAGGATCCGAGTAGCTAAAGAGATCCGTTCTATAGCGGAAGCGCAAGAAGGAGTAGTAGATCTGGATTCTAGTCTTTCAGAAATAAGACCTAAAATCAGATATCCGTTCAAATTTGATAAAGGTGGACTTGCAGGAATTCCTTCTTATATGATCGCTAAAAATGCGGGATTTTTTTTCGGAGAAACTCCGGTGTTCATTCTATCCGAGTCGGATCATCCTGAAGATATTTCTGTCGACCTATCCGTCCCGAATGAATTTAGATCCTCATATTCTCCGTTTTCAAGTTGGGATCTATCTTCCCAATTTTCAGGATCTGTTTCTCCAAAGAATTTATTAGGAGAAGGAGAAAGAATTTCTTCTAAAGTACTCCATCGAAAAAATTTAAAACCATTAGAGTATGTAACCGCTGAATTTTCCGGAAAAGAAGAAGCTCCCGTTTACGGTATTCTTTCTTTGACTCCTAAAATTCAATATCCGATCTACACTTCGGAGGTACCCTGGAATACAAAACAGCCGACAGTAAAATGGGATGGGGAATGGTTCATAACGTATGAGGTCTTTCGAGACTTAGGCGGGGCATTTGCAGTTGTGATGATCTTGATCTATATATTGGTGCTTGGTTGGTTCCAAGATTATAAACTTCCGATCATCATCATGGCGCCGATACCGATCTCCCTTATTGGAATTATCCCAGGGCATTTAGTTTCTGGAGCTTACTTCACCGCGACGTCTATGATTGGATTTATCGCCGGAGCAGGGATCATAGTTCGAAATTCGATCATCTTAGTGGATTTTATTCAGGCCGAGATTGATGCAGGTAAGGATTTGAAGAGAGCAGTCTTAGACGCGGGAGTAGTTCGTTTTCGTCCGATGTTTTTGACCGCGGCAGCAGTGATTGTTGGATCTTCCGTTATGTTATTCGATCCTATTTTCCAAGGTTTGGCAGTGTCTTTGATTTTCGGAGAGATTGCAGCAACAGTGCTGAGCAGGTTCGTCGTTCCTGCGTTTTACTTTTGGTTTTCAGGAAGAAAAGCGTAA
- the hisB gene encoding imidazoleglycerol-phosphate dehydratase HisB yields the protein MKEERKTSETDIKLSLNIRGTGNYKFDTQIPFFEHMLSHVSKHGLLDIDLWLRGDIEIDCHHSVEDTAILLGATLHKQLGDKAGIRRYGHYTLPMDEVLTTVAVDLGGRYYYKYTGPELVGKFGIYDAELSLEFLQKFALNAKMNLHVHVHYGENRHHIHESIFKAFGKALRMAIEIDPAAGGAIPSTKGVLE from the coding sequence ATGAAAGAAGAACGCAAAACTTCGGAGACGGACATCAAGCTCTCCCTGAATATTCGGGGTACAGGAAATTATAAATTCGATACTCAAATCCCGTTTTTCGAGCATATGCTTTCCCATGTTTCTAAACATGGTCTTCTGGATATTGATCTATGGTTACGAGGCGACATAGAAATCGACTGTCACCATAGCGTTGAGGATACTGCTATTCTTCTTGGTGCGACTCTTCACAAGCAGTTGGGAGACAAAGCAGGTATCCGAAGATACGGTCATTATACCCTTCCAATGGACGAGGTTCTTACCACTGTTGCTGTGGATCTGGGTGGTAGGTATTATTATAAATACACCGGTCCGGAACTCGTTGGTAAGTTTGGAATATACGATGCTGAGCTGTCGTTGGAATTCCTACAGAAATTTGCTTTGAATGCAAAGATGAATCTTCACGTTCATGTTCACTATGGGGAAAATCGTCATCATATTCATGAATCTATTTTTAAAGCTTTCGGTAAGGCTTTGAGAATGGCGATTGAGATTGATCCTGCTGCGGGCGGAGCAATTCCTTCTACCAAGGGCGTTTTGGAATGA